In Rhizobium jaguaris, a single window of DNA contains:
- a CDS encoding hydantoinase B/oxoprolinase family protein → MFDPLNLQVFANHTRAAAENMAYTLQRTAHSAFVKETEDFTVMLINRKGETFGVPMGLGATWYPGLTYTRAIEMIDDYKPGDVAFTNDPYSCFVATHAPDTHLWKPVFYGGEIIAWTGGHIHNTDMGGAVPASLSRALTEIHQEGIRFPPMKLVNEGVFDEDILKIMTINVRKPDLNIGDIKALVGALKTGERKILAMVEKFGKEAFLEGAEVLLDHAEAQARDLLRSMPDGTWEFVDYADEDSVEANPCRLKLTLTIKGDEALLDFTGSDPQLGSSLNVPSGGDPRHTMLLVGVYYVLYTLNPKILLNTGLTRPFTCIAPKGSVLNPIAPAAVGMRSLTCARLRSVIFGAFCQAVPEKLPAAPAGNNCIVNVMTTDERTGRTVIAAVNPVVGGGGGMPHRDGTNGSGADAAYLKNTPIEITETEVPIEFIKYGLAKDSGGAGRWRGGLATEMAFRVFAPGSRITARNRDRSFFRPWGLLGGRAAGLSDMTVNPGREDYRRLGNIDTAVLQPGDVLEIRSAGGGGRGSPLERETWRVAQDVARGYVSPETAERDYGVIIYDGSVDEVATADLRASRGKPTPHFHYGPEREGYEAQWTPAAYNLLTEILAGLPIHWRFFTKTEIFRRMKGRVGPGGVAAALADVSARFKEMPQPAIETKEAAE, encoded by the coding sequence CATGCTGATCAACCGCAAGGGCGAGACGTTCGGTGTGCCGATGGGCCTCGGCGCGACTTGGTATCCCGGTCTCACCTATACCCGGGCGATCGAGATGATCGATGACTACAAGCCGGGCGATGTCGCCTTTACCAACGATCCCTATTCCTGCTTCGTCGCCACCCATGCGCCCGACACCCATTTGTGGAAGCCGGTTTTCTACGGCGGCGAAATCATCGCCTGGACCGGAGGCCATATCCACAACACGGATATGGGCGGGGCCGTGCCGGCCTCGCTGTCGCGGGCACTCACTGAAATCCATCAGGAAGGCATCCGCTTTCCGCCGATGAAGCTGGTCAACGAAGGTGTCTTTGATGAAGACATTCTCAAGATCATGACGATCAACGTCCGCAAGCCGGACCTCAATATCGGCGACATCAAGGCTCTCGTCGGTGCGCTCAAGACAGGCGAGCGGAAGATCCTTGCGATGGTTGAGAAATTCGGCAAGGAGGCGTTTCTCGAAGGCGCGGAGGTTCTGCTCGACCATGCCGAGGCGCAGGCGCGGGACCTTCTTCGTTCCATGCCGGATGGAACCTGGGAATTTGTCGATTATGCCGACGAGGATTCCGTGGAGGCCAATCCGTGTCGCCTGAAGCTGACCTTGACGATCAAGGGAGACGAGGCACTGCTCGACTTCACGGGTTCCGACCCGCAACTTGGCTCGTCGCTCAACGTGCCGTCGGGCGGCGATCCGCGCCACACGATGCTGCTGGTCGGCGTCTATTACGTACTCTACACGCTGAACCCAAAGATTCTGCTGAACACCGGCCTGACGCGGCCCTTCACCTGCATCGCTCCGAAAGGCAGCGTGCTCAATCCGATCGCCCCGGCCGCCGTCGGCATGCGTTCTCTGACCTGCGCTCGTCTGCGCTCGGTCATTTTCGGCGCTTTTTGCCAGGCCGTGCCTGAGAAGCTGCCTGCGGCTCCGGCAGGCAACAATTGCATCGTCAACGTCATGACGACCGATGAGCGGACAGGTCGCACCGTGATCGCCGCGGTCAATCCAGTGGTCGGCGGCGGCGGCGGCATGCCGCATCGTGACGGAACGAATGGCTCGGGCGCGGATGCCGCTTACCTGAAGAACACGCCGATCGAGATCACCGAGACCGAGGTGCCGATCGAGTTCATCAAGTATGGATTGGCAAAGGACAGCGGGGGCGCCGGCCGATGGCGGGGCGGCCTTGCGACCGAGATGGCGTTTCGCGTGTTCGCGCCAGGCAGTCGCATCACTGCTCGCAACCGTGACCGCAGCTTCTTCCGTCCCTGGGGATTGCTGGGCGGTCGGGCGGCCGGCCTCTCGGACATGACCGTCAATCCCGGACGAGAAGATTACCGCCGGCTTGGCAACATCGATACTGCCGTTCTGCAGCCGGGTGATGTTCTCGAAATCCGTTCTGCCGGCGGCGGCGGACGCGGCAGTCCGCTGGAACGTGAAACGTGGCGGGTGGCGCAGGACGTAGCGCGGGGCTACGTTTCACCGGAGACTGCCGAGCGCGATTACGGCGTTATCATTTACGATGGCTCGGTCGACGAGGTGGCCACGGCTGACCTGAGGGCTTCGCGCGGCAAGCCGACCCCCCACTTCCATTACGGCCCGGAGCGAGAAGGCTACGAGGCGCAATGGACGCCCGCAGCCTATAATCTCCTGACGGAGATTCTCGCCGGCCTTCCCATCCACTGGCGTTTCTTCACAAAAACGGAAATCTTCCGCCGCATGAAGGGACGCGTCGGACCGGGCGGCGTCGCGGCCGCTCTTGCGGATGTGAGTGCGCGCTTCAAGGAAATGCCGCAGCCCGCAATCGAAACCAAAGAGGCGGCCGAATGA
- a CDS encoding (2Fe-2S)-binding protein, whose translation MKPDRRPARDMGRIVRLAEQGRPPVHFLLDGEECEALAGDTVLTAMLLHAPALRQSEFGPEKRAGFCLMGACQDCWVWQEDGGRIRACTTLIAGGMKLLSDVPPGWPS comes from the coding sequence ATGAAGCCTGACAGGCGGCCGGCGCGGGACATGGGACGGATCGTACGTCTTGCCGAGCAAGGCAGGCCTCCGGTTCATTTCCTGCTGGACGGTGAAGAATGCGAAGCGTTAGCCGGCGACACGGTGCTGACGGCCATGCTCCTTCACGCCCCAGCGCTGAGGCAGTCCGAGTTCGGACCGGAAAAAAGGGCGGGCTTCTGCCTCATGGGGGCTTGTCAGGACTGCTGGGTCTGGCAGGAGGATGGCGGGCGGATAAGAGCCTGCACGACACTCATTGCCGGCGGCATGAAGCTCCTTAGCGACGTCCCGCCGGGATGGCCTTCATGA